One Siniperca chuatsi isolate FFG_IHB_CAS linkage group LG3, ASM2008510v1, whole genome shotgun sequence genomic region harbors:
- the zgc:174863 gene encoding uncharacterized protein zgc:174863 isoform X1 gives MNMASTGILLFIFTVLYISAGNAKKDFINVQCKTENVGQYGQQSLLECVIQTGKDVTDAQILVVTWKKQGDEGPLLVFNRGVTKHQPGFSFAEPSWNNRNMNVSLLITSTAVVHKGVYTCVVMTDSGDGSKSTSLEVTAKYNVPTIQSTPKSITPNTDCTLTCESNGGYPKGQLRWFDQDNKDWTKSSKMETKLTESGLFHLSSKLSLLRGSVFSKYTCVVFNASGGKEDEATFEVLKEPETREGVPKGSASKIVAPLVVIGSLITGLLIALLFYRRRSKQTRRHSTAPLMGDHQGVCTNESDAEEGGHQEMDTKCRDSLA, from the exons ATGAACATGGCCTCCACTGGTATTCTCCTCTTTATTTTCACTGTCCTCTATATCAGTGCAGGAAATGCAAAGAAAG ATTTCATAAATGTGCAATGCAAGACTGAAAACGTGGGACAGTATGGCCAGCAGTCACTGCTGGAGTGTGTAATTCAAACCGGGAAAGATGTAACAGACGCACAAATCCTGGTGGTCACTTGGAAGAAACAGGGAGATGAGGGGCCTTTACTGGTTTTTAACAGAGGGGTTACTAAGCATCAGCCAGGCTTTTCGTTTGCTGAACCGTCCTGGAACAACAGGAACATGAACGTATCCCTGCTCATCACCAGCACTGCTGTAGTGCACAAGGGAGTTTATACATGTGTGGTGATGACAGACAGCGGTGATGGCTCCAAGTCCACTAGCCTTGAAGTCACAG CCAAATACAACGTACCAACTATACAATCCACACCCAAGAGCATTACTCCAAATACAGATTGCACCCTGACGTGTGAGTCTAATGGTGGCTACCCAAAAGGTCAACTTCGCTGGTTTGATCAGGACAACAAAGACTGGACAAAGAGCTCTAAAATGGAGACGAAGCTGACAGAAAGTGGTCTGTTTCACCTCTCTAGCAAGCTGAGTTTGCTGCGAGGATCAGTTTTCTCCAAATATACCTGCGTGGTGTTCAATGCCAGTGGAGGCAAAGAGGATGAGGCCACATTTGAAGTTCTAAAAGAACCAGAAACTCGAGAAG GAGTGCCAAAAGGTTCAGCCTCCAAGATAGTCGCTCCTCTGGTGGTAATCGGATCGCTGATCACAGGATTGCTGATAGCGCTGCTGTTTTACAGAAGGCGATCTAAAC AGACCCGGAGACACTCTACAGCACCCCTTATGG GTGACCATCAAGGGGTTTGTACAAATGAGTCAGATGCTGAGGAAG GTGGTCATCAGGAGATGGATACAAAATGCCGAGACAGCCTAGCCTGA
- the zgc:174863 gene encoding uncharacterized protein zgc:174863 isoform X2, whose translation MNMASTGILLFIFTVLYISAGNAKKDFINVQCKTENVGQYGQQSLLECVIQTGKDVTDAQILVVTWKKQGDEGPLLVFNRGVTKHQPGFSFAEPSWNNRNMNVSLLITSTAVVHKGVYTCVVMTDSGDGSKSTSLEVTAKYNVPTIQSTPKSITPNTDCTLTCESNGGYPKGQLRWFDQDNKDWTKSSKMETKLTESGLFHLSSKLSLLRGSVFSKYTCVVFNASGGKEDEATFEVLKEPETREGVPKGSASKIVAPLVVIGSLITGLLIALLFYRRRSKRDHQGVCTNESDAEEGGHQEMDTKCRDSLA comes from the exons ATGAACATGGCCTCCACTGGTATTCTCCTCTTTATTTTCACTGTCCTCTATATCAGTGCAGGAAATGCAAAGAAAG ATTTCATAAATGTGCAATGCAAGACTGAAAACGTGGGACAGTATGGCCAGCAGTCACTGCTGGAGTGTGTAATTCAAACCGGGAAAGATGTAACAGACGCACAAATCCTGGTGGTCACTTGGAAGAAACAGGGAGATGAGGGGCCTTTACTGGTTTTTAACAGAGGGGTTACTAAGCATCAGCCAGGCTTTTCGTTTGCTGAACCGTCCTGGAACAACAGGAACATGAACGTATCCCTGCTCATCACCAGCACTGCTGTAGTGCACAAGGGAGTTTATACATGTGTGGTGATGACAGACAGCGGTGATGGCTCCAAGTCCACTAGCCTTGAAGTCACAG CCAAATACAACGTACCAACTATACAATCCACACCCAAGAGCATTACTCCAAATACAGATTGCACCCTGACGTGTGAGTCTAATGGTGGCTACCCAAAAGGTCAACTTCGCTGGTTTGATCAGGACAACAAAGACTGGACAAAGAGCTCTAAAATGGAGACGAAGCTGACAGAAAGTGGTCTGTTTCACCTCTCTAGCAAGCTGAGTTTGCTGCGAGGATCAGTTTTCTCCAAATATACCTGCGTGGTGTTCAATGCCAGTGGAGGCAAAGAGGATGAGGCCACATTTGAAGTTCTAAAAGAACCAGAAACTCGAGAAG GAGTGCCAAAAGGTTCAGCCTCCAAGATAGTCGCTCCTCTGGTGGTAATCGGATCGCTGATCACAGGATTGCTGATAGCGCTGCTGTTTTACAGAAGGCGATCTAAAC GTGACCATCAAGGGGTTTGTACAAATGAGTCAGATGCTGAGGAAG GTGGTCATCAGGAGATGGATACAAAATGCCGAGACAGCCTAGCCTGA